One window of Medicago truncatula cultivar Jemalong A17 chromosome 2, MtrunA17r5.0-ANR, whole genome shotgun sequence genomic DNA carries:
- the LOC11412112 gene encoding leucine-rich repeat receptor protein kinase HPCA1 isoform X2, with translation MGERTLVFLLFLFSYLLVVVVTKTSNDDYLALSTLKYEWKNVPPSWEDSEDPCGDHWEGIECSNSRVITISLSSMDLSGQLSSEIGSLSELQILVLSYNKDLTGPLPAEIGNLKKLTNLQLINCGFTGPIPDTIGNLQRLVFLSLNSNRFSGRIPPSIGNLSNINWLDLAENQLEGPIPVSNGTTPGLDMLHKTKHFHFGKNKLSGNIPPQLFSSDMSLIHVLFESNQFTGTIPSTLGFVQKLEVVRLDNNILSGPLPININNLTNVRELLVSKNRLSGPLPDLTGMNVLSYLDVSNNSFDRSDFPLWLSTLQSLKTIMMEDTQLQGPIPVSLFSLVQLHTVMLKNNNLNGTLDIGTAISDQLGVLNLQTNFIEDFDPQIDVSKVEIILVNNPVCQETGVKRTYCSIAKNNDTYTTPLNNCVPVECNKNQILSPKCKCAYPYTGTLTLRAPSFSDVRNKTVFAMLEFTLMESFRLHEKPVDSVSLSNPRKNAYQYLDLSLEIFPSGQDSFNRTGISGIGFMLSNQTYKPPAETFGPYYFIADKYEHYLNDSEGPVKSSKSSHIGIIAGAAAGGCVLVLLLLLAVVYGFRQKNKAKRAAKKSNLFEQWGPDESNSSIPQLKGARRFTFEEIQNYTKKFAEASYVGSGGYGKVYRGALLNGQLIAVKRAQKESIQGGLEFKTEIELLSRVHHKNLVSLIGFCFEQGEQILVYEYVVNGTLTDALSGKSGIRLDWIRRLKIALGASRGLDYLHEHANPPIIHRDVKSTNILLDERLNAKVSDFGLSKPLGDGAKGYITTQVKGTMGYLDPEYYMTQQLTEKSDVYSFGVLMLELITARRPIERGKYIVKVIKNAMDKTKELYGLKEIIDPVIDFKASLSSFEKFIDLAMKCVEDSSSSRPSMNYAFKEIENMLMLTGTNPNAESAPSSSSYNESGNSMHPYENEYFDSSVILPRA, from the exons ATGGGTGAAAGAACTCTAGTGTTCCTACTCTTCCTTTTCAGTTATTTGTTAGTTGTTGTAgtaacaaaaacatcaaatgaTGATT ACCTTGCACTTTCAACTTTAAAGTATGAGTGGAAGAATGTTCCGCCAAGTTGGGAGGACTCAGAGGATCCTTGTGGTGATCATTGGGAAGGCATTGAGTGCTCCAATTCGCGCGTTATCACCAT ATCATTGTCAAGCATGGATTTGTCTGGCCAGCTTTCTTCAGAAATTGGATCACTATCTGAATTGCAGATTTT GGTTTTGTCCTACAATAAGGATTTAACTGGACCTCTTCCGGCTGAAATTGGAAACTTGAAAAAGCTGACAAACTT ACAGCTTATTAATTGTGGTTTCACTGGTCCTATCCCAGATACAATAGGGAATCTACAACGGCTTGTATTCCT ATCTTTGAATTCTAATAGATTTAGTGGAAGAATTCCACCTTCTATTGGTAATCTGTCAAATATTAATTGGCTAGACTTAGCAGAAAACCAGCTTGAGGGTCCCATCCCAGTATCTAATGGAACTACTCCTGGTCTTGATATGCTTCACAAAACAAAGCACTT TCATTTTGGGAAGAATAAGCTTTCAGGAAATATTCCACCTCAGCTTTTTAGCTCTGATATGTCCTTGATACATGT GCTTTTTGAAAGCAACCAATTTACTGGAACCATTCCATCTACACTTGGATTTGTACAGAAACTGGAAGTGGT GCGCTTGGATAACAATATTTTAAGTGGACCTTTGCCTATAAACATCAACAATCTTACAAATGTTAGAGAACT GCTCGTCTCCAAGAATCGCCTATCCGGTCCCCTGCCAGACCTTACTGGAATGAATGTCCTCAGCTACCT gGATGTCAGCAATAACAGTTTTGATCGATCAGACTTTCCGTTGTGGTTATCAACTCTACAGTCTCTAAAAACAAT AATGATGGAAGATACACAGCTTCAAGGACCTATTCCTGTTTCTTTATTCAGCCTGGTACAGTTACACACAGT GATGCTGAAAAACAATAATCTGAATGGCACTTTAGATATTGGCACAGCCATTAGTGACCAACTGGGAGTCCTTAATTTGCAGACTAATTTTATTGAAGATTTTGATCCGCAAATTGATGTCTCTAAAGTGGAGATAAT ACTTGTGAACAATCCAGTTTGCCAAGAAACCGGAGTTAAACGGACTTACTGCTCGATTGCAAAAAACAATGACACATATACAACACCGCTAAATAACTGTGTTCCGGTTGAATGCAACAAAAATCAGATATTAAGCCCGAAATGCAAATGTGCATACCCTTATACAGGAACTTTAACTCTTAGAGCTCCTTCCTTCTCAGACGTGAGAAACAAGACAGTATTTGCAATGCTAGAGTTTACGCTGATGGAATCTTTTAGACTTCATGAGAAACCTGTTGATTCAGTTTCTTTAAGCAATCCAAGGAAGAATGCATATCAGTATCTTGATCTGAGTTTAGAAATATTTCCATCAGGTCAAGATTCTTTCAACAGAACCGGGATTTCTGGCATAGGTTTTATGCTTAGCAACCAGACGTACAAGCCTCCTGCTGAGACTTTTGGACCATATTATTTCATTGCTGATAAGTATGAACACTATCTTAATGATTCAG AAGGTCCTGTGAAATCTAGTAAATCTTCACATATCGGCATCATAGCTGGAGCTGCTGCTGGTGGTTGTGTCCTGGTTTTATTATTACTCCTTGCAGTAGTTTACGGTTTCCGTCAAAAGAACAAGGCAAAAAGAGCAGCTAAGAAAAGCAATCTTTTTG AACAATGGGGTCCTGATGAGAGCAATAGCAGCATCCCACAGTTAAAAGGAGCAAGGCGTTTCACTTTCGAAGAGATTCAGAACTACACCAAAAAATTTGCAGAAGCCAGCTATGTAGGATCCGGGGGTTATGGGAAG GTTTATAGAGGAGCTCTTCTCAATGGACAACTAATTGCAGTAAAACGAGCTCAAAAGGAATCGATCCAAGGAGGGCTGGAATTCAAAACAGAGATTGAACTTCTATCTAGGGTCCATCATAAAAATCTTGTTAGCCTTATTGGTTTCTGCTTTGAGCAAGGAGAACAAATATTGGTTTATGAGTATGTTGTAAATGGTACTTTGACAGATGCTCTTTCAG GGAAGTCGGGAATTAGATTGGACTGGATTAGAAGGCTAAAAATAGCCCTTGGGGCTTCTAGGGGGTTGGATTATCTTCACGAACATGCCAATCCTCCTATCATACATAGAGATGTCAAATCGACAAACATTTTACTAGATGAACGCTTGAATGCTAAAGTATCTGATTTTGGTCTCTCCAAGCCTTTGGGTGATGGTGCAAAAGGTTATATAACCACTCAAGTAAAGGGGACAATG GGCTACTTGGATCCAGAGTATTACATGACACAACAATTGACTGAGAAGAGTGACGTTTATAGCTTTGGAGTGCTAATGTTGGAGTTGATAACAGCAAGAAGGCCAATAGAAAGAGGGAAATATATTGTGAAAGTGATTAAGAATGCTATGGATAAGACAAAAGAATTATATGGTCTTAAGGAAATCATTGATCCTGTCATTGATTTTAAGGCATCCTTGAGcagttttgaaaaatttattgaTCTTGCAATGAAATGTGTTGAAGATTCAAGTTCAAGTAGGCCTTCAATGAATTATGCatttaaagaaattgaaaacatGTTGATGTTGACTGGAACAAACCCTAATGCTGAATCAGCACCTTCTTCATCTAGTTATAATGAAAGTGGGAATTCTATGCATCCTTATGAAAATGAGTACTTTGATTCAAGTGTGATACTTCCGCGTGCATAA
- the LOC11412112 gene encoding leucine-rich repeat receptor protein kinase HPCA1 isoform X1, whose protein sequence is MGERTLVFLLFLFSYLLVVVVTKTSNDDYLALSTLKYEWKNVPPSWEDSEDPCGDHWEGIECSNSRVITISLSSMDLSGQLSSEIGSLSELQILVLSYNKDLTGPLPAEIGNLKKLTNLQLINCGFTGPIPDTIGNLQRLVFLSLNSNRFSGRIPPSIGNLSNINWLDLAENQLEGPIPVSNGTTPGLDMLHKTKHFHFGKNKLSGNIPPQLFSSDMSLIHVLFESNQFTGTIPSTLGFVQKLEVVRLDNNILSGPLPININNLTNVRELLVSKNRLSGPLPDLTGMNVLSYLDVSNNSFDRSDFPLWLSTLQSLKTIMMEDTQLQGPIPVSLFSLVQLHTVMLKNNNLNGTLDIGTAISDQLGVLNLQTNFIEDFDPQIDVSKVEIILVNNPVCQETGVKRTYCSIAKNNDTYTTPLNNCVPVECNKNQILSPKCKCAYPYTGTLTLRAPSFSDVRNKTVFAMLEFTLMESFRLHEKPVDSVSLSNPRKNAYQYLDLSLEIFPSGQDSFNRTGISGIGFMLSNQTYKPPAETFGPYYFIADKYEHYLNDSVIEGPVKSSKSSHIGIIAGAAAGGCVLVLLLLLAVVYGFRQKNKAKRAAKKSNLFEQWGPDESNSSIPQLKGARRFTFEEIQNYTKKFAEASYVGSGGYGKVYRGALLNGQLIAVKRAQKESIQGGLEFKTEIELLSRVHHKNLVSLIGFCFEQGEQILVYEYVVNGTLTDALSGKSGIRLDWIRRLKIALGASRGLDYLHEHANPPIIHRDVKSTNILLDERLNAKVSDFGLSKPLGDGAKGYITTQVKGTMGYLDPEYYMTQQLTEKSDVYSFGVLMLELITARRPIERGKYIVKVIKNAMDKTKELYGLKEIIDPVIDFKASLSSFEKFIDLAMKCVEDSSSSRPSMNYAFKEIENMLMLTGTNPNAESAPSSSSYNESGNSMHPYENEYFDSSVILPRA, encoded by the exons ATGGGTGAAAGAACTCTAGTGTTCCTACTCTTCCTTTTCAGTTATTTGTTAGTTGTTGTAgtaacaaaaacatcaaatgaTGATT ACCTTGCACTTTCAACTTTAAAGTATGAGTGGAAGAATGTTCCGCCAAGTTGGGAGGACTCAGAGGATCCTTGTGGTGATCATTGGGAAGGCATTGAGTGCTCCAATTCGCGCGTTATCACCAT ATCATTGTCAAGCATGGATTTGTCTGGCCAGCTTTCTTCAGAAATTGGATCACTATCTGAATTGCAGATTTT GGTTTTGTCCTACAATAAGGATTTAACTGGACCTCTTCCGGCTGAAATTGGAAACTTGAAAAAGCTGACAAACTT ACAGCTTATTAATTGTGGTTTCACTGGTCCTATCCCAGATACAATAGGGAATCTACAACGGCTTGTATTCCT ATCTTTGAATTCTAATAGATTTAGTGGAAGAATTCCACCTTCTATTGGTAATCTGTCAAATATTAATTGGCTAGACTTAGCAGAAAACCAGCTTGAGGGTCCCATCCCAGTATCTAATGGAACTACTCCTGGTCTTGATATGCTTCACAAAACAAAGCACTT TCATTTTGGGAAGAATAAGCTTTCAGGAAATATTCCACCTCAGCTTTTTAGCTCTGATATGTCCTTGATACATGT GCTTTTTGAAAGCAACCAATTTACTGGAACCATTCCATCTACACTTGGATTTGTACAGAAACTGGAAGTGGT GCGCTTGGATAACAATATTTTAAGTGGACCTTTGCCTATAAACATCAACAATCTTACAAATGTTAGAGAACT GCTCGTCTCCAAGAATCGCCTATCCGGTCCCCTGCCAGACCTTACTGGAATGAATGTCCTCAGCTACCT gGATGTCAGCAATAACAGTTTTGATCGATCAGACTTTCCGTTGTGGTTATCAACTCTACAGTCTCTAAAAACAAT AATGATGGAAGATACACAGCTTCAAGGACCTATTCCTGTTTCTTTATTCAGCCTGGTACAGTTACACACAGT GATGCTGAAAAACAATAATCTGAATGGCACTTTAGATATTGGCACAGCCATTAGTGACCAACTGGGAGTCCTTAATTTGCAGACTAATTTTATTGAAGATTTTGATCCGCAAATTGATGTCTCTAAAGTGGAGATAAT ACTTGTGAACAATCCAGTTTGCCAAGAAACCGGAGTTAAACGGACTTACTGCTCGATTGCAAAAAACAATGACACATATACAACACCGCTAAATAACTGTGTTCCGGTTGAATGCAACAAAAATCAGATATTAAGCCCGAAATGCAAATGTGCATACCCTTATACAGGAACTTTAACTCTTAGAGCTCCTTCCTTCTCAGACGTGAGAAACAAGACAGTATTTGCAATGCTAGAGTTTACGCTGATGGAATCTTTTAGACTTCATGAGAAACCTGTTGATTCAGTTTCTTTAAGCAATCCAAGGAAGAATGCATATCAGTATCTTGATCTGAGTTTAGAAATATTTCCATCAGGTCAAGATTCTTTCAACAGAACCGGGATTTCTGGCATAGGTTTTATGCTTAGCAACCAGACGTACAAGCCTCCTGCTGAGACTTTTGGACCATATTATTTCATTGCTGATAAGTATGAACACTATCTTAATGATTCAG TAATAGAAGGTCCTGTGAAATCTAGTAAATCTTCACATATCGGCATCATAGCTGGAGCTGCTGCTGGTGGTTGTGTCCTGGTTTTATTATTACTCCTTGCAGTAGTTTACGGTTTCCGTCAAAAGAACAAGGCAAAAAGAGCAGCTAAGAAAAGCAATCTTTTTG AACAATGGGGTCCTGATGAGAGCAATAGCAGCATCCCACAGTTAAAAGGAGCAAGGCGTTTCACTTTCGAAGAGATTCAGAACTACACCAAAAAATTTGCAGAAGCCAGCTATGTAGGATCCGGGGGTTATGGGAAG GTTTATAGAGGAGCTCTTCTCAATGGACAACTAATTGCAGTAAAACGAGCTCAAAAGGAATCGATCCAAGGAGGGCTGGAATTCAAAACAGAGATTGAACTTCTATCTAGGGTCCATCATAAAAATCTTGTTAGCCTTATTGGTTTCTGCTTTGAGCAAGGAGAACAAATATTGGTTTATGAGTATGTTGTAAATGGTACTTTGACAGATGCTCTTTCAG GGAAGTCGGGAATTAGATTGGACTGGATTAGAAGGCTAAAAATAGCCCTTGGGGCTTCTAGGGGGTTGGATTATCTTCACGAACATGCCAATCCTCCTATCATACATAGAGATGTCAAATCGACAAACATTTTACTAGATGAACGCTTGAATGCTAAAGTATCTGATTTTGGTCTCTCCAAGCCTTTGGGTGATGGTGCAAAAGGTTATATAACCACTCAAGTAAAGGGGACAATG GGCTACTTGGATCCAGAGTATTACATGACACAACAATTGACTGAGAAGAGTGACGTTTATAGCTTTGGAGTGCTAATGTTGGAGTTGATAACAGCAAGAAGGCCAATAGAAAGAGGGAAATATATTGTGAAAGTGATTAAGAATGCTATGGATAAGACAAAAGAATTATATGGTCTTAAGGAAATCATTGATCCTGTCATTGATTTTAAGGCATCCTTGAGcagttttgaaaaatttattgaTCTTGCAATGAAATGTGTTGAAGATTCAAGTTCAAGTAGGCCTTCAATGAATTATGCatttaaagaaattgaaaacatGTTGATGTTGACTGGAACAAACCCTAATGCTGAATCAGCACCTTCTTCATCTAGTTATAATGAAAGTGGGAATTCTATGCATCCTTATGAAAATGAGTACTTTGATTCAAGTGTGATACTTCCGCGTGCATAA
- the LOC11412112 gene encoding leucine-rich repeat receptor protein kinase HPCA1 isoform X3: MDLSGQLSSEIGSLSELQILVLSYNKDLTGPLPAEIGNLKKLTNLQLINCGFTGPIPDTIGNLQRLVFLSLNSNRFSGRIPPSIGNLSNINWLDLAENQLEGPIPVSNGTTPGLDMLHKTKHFHFGKNKLSGNIPPQLFSSDMSLIHVLFESNQFTGTIPSTLGFVQKLEVVRLDNNILSGPLPININNLTNVRELLVSKNRLSGPLPDLTGMNVLSYLDVSNNSFDRSDFPLWLSTLQSLKTIMMEDTQLQGPIPVSLFSLVQLHTVMLKNNNLNGTLDIGTAISDQLGVLNLQTNFIEDFDPQIDVSKVEIILVNNPVCQETGVKRTYCSIAKNNDTYTTPLNNCVPVECNKNQILSPKCKCAYPYTGTLTLRAPSFSDVRNKTVFAMLEFTLMESFRLHEKPVDSVSLSNPRKNAYQYLDLSLEIFPSGQDSFNRTGISGIGFMLSNQTYKPPAETFGPYYFIADKYEHYLNDSVIEGPVKSSKSSHIGIIAGAAAGGCVLVLLLLLAVVYGFRQKNKAKRAAKKSNLFEQWGPDESNSSIPQLKGARRFTFEEIQNYTKKFAEASYVGSGGYGKVYRGALLNGQLIAVKRAQKESIQGGLEFKTEIELLSRVHHKNLVSLIGFCFEQGEQILVYEYVVNGTLTDALSGKSGIRLDWIRRLKIALGASRGLDYLHEHANPPIIHRDVKSTNILLDERLNAKVSDFGLSKPLGDGAKGYITTQVKGTMGYLDPEYYMTQQLTEKSDVYSFGVLMLELITARRPIERGKYIVKVIKNAMDKTKELYGLKEIIDPVIDFKASLSSFEKFIDLAMKCVEDSSSSRPSMNYAFKEIENMLMLTGTNPNAESAPSSSSYNESGNSMHPYENEYFDSSVILPRA; this comes from the exons ATGGATTTGTCTGGCCAGCTTTCTTCAGAAATTGGATCACTATCTGAATTGCAGATTTT GGTTTTGTCCTACAATAAGGATTTAACTGGACCTCTTCCGGCTGAAATTGGAAACTTGAAAAAGCTGACAAACTT ACAGCTTATTAATTGTGGTTTCACTGGTCCTATCCCAGATACAATAGGGAATCTACAACGGCTTGTATTCCT ATCTTTGAATTCTAATAGATTTAGTGGAAGAATTCCACCTTCTATTGGTAATCTGTCAAATATTAATTGGCTAGACTTAGCAGAAAACCAGCTTGAGGGTCCCATCCCAGTATCTAATGGAACTACTCCTGGTCTTGATATGCTTCACAAAACAAAGCACTT TCATTTTGGGAAGAATAAGCTTTCAGGAAATATTCCACCTCAGCTTTTTAGCTCTGATATGTCCTTGATACATGT GCTTTTTGAAAGCAACCAATTTACTGGAACCATTCCATCTACACTTGGATTTGTACAGAAACTGGAAGTGGT GCGCTTGGATAACAATATTTTAAGTGGACCTTTGCCTATAAACATCAACAATCTTACAAATGTTAGAGAACT GCTCGTCTCCAAGAATCGCCTATCCGGTCCCCTGCCAGACCTTACTGGAATGAATGTCCTCAGCTACCT gGATGTCAGCAATAACAGTTTTGATCGATCAGACTTTCCGTTGTGGTTATCAACTCTACAGTCTCTAAAAACAAT AATGATGGAAGATACACAGCTTCAAGGACCTATTCCTGTTTCTTTATTCAGCCTGGTACAGTTACACACAGT GATGCTGAAAAACAATAATCTGAATGGCACTTTAGATATTGGCACAGCCATTAGTGACCAACTGGGAGTCCTTAATTTGCAGACTAATTTTATTGAAGATTTTGATCCGCAAATTGATGTCTCTAAAGTGGAGATAAT ACTTGTGAACAATCCAGTTTGCCAAGAAACCGGAGTTAAACGGACTTACTGCTCGATTGCAAAAAACAATGACACATATACAACACCGCTAAATAACTGTGTTCCGGTTGAATGCAACAAAAATCAGATATTAAGCCCGAAATGCAAATGTGCATACCCTTATACAGGAACTTTAACTCTTAGAGCTCCTTCCTTCTCAGACGTGAGAAACAAGACAGTATTTGCAATGCTAGAGTTTACGCTGATGGAATCTTTTAGACTTCATGAGAAACCTGTTGATTCAGTTTCTTTAAGCAATCCAAGGAAGAATGCATATCAGTATCTTGATCTGAGTTTAGAAATATTTCCATCAGGTCAAGATTCTTTCAACAGAACCGGGATTTCTGGCATAGGTTTTATGCTTAGCAACCAGACGTACAAGCCTCCTGCTGAGACTTTTGGACCATATTATTTCATTGCTGATAAGTATGAACACTATCTTAATGATTCAG TAATAGAAGGTCCTGTGAAATCTAGTAAATCTTCACATATCGGCATCATAGCTGGAGCTGCTGCTGGTGGTTGTGTCCTGGTTTTATTATTACTCCTTGCAGTAGTTTACGGTTTCCGTCAAAAGAACAAGGCAAAAAGAGCAGCTAAGAAAAGCAATCTTTTTG AACAATGGGGTCCTGATGAGAGCAATAGCAGCATCCCACAGTTAAAAGGAGCAAGGCGTTTCACTTTCGAAGAGATTCAGAACTACACCAAAAAATTTGCAGAAGCCAGCTATGTAGGATCCGGGGGTTATGGGAAG GTTTATAGAGGAGCTCTTCTCAATGGACAACTAATTGCAGTAAAACGAGCTCAAAAGGAATCGATCCAAGGAGGGCTGGAATTCAAAACAGAGATTGAACTTCTATCTAGGGTCCATCATAAAAATCTTGTTAGCCTTATTGGTTTCTGCTTTGAGCAAGGAGAACAAATATTGGTTTATGAGTATGTTGTAAATGGTACTTTGACAGATGCTCTTTCAG GGAAGTCGGGAATTAGATTGGACTGGATTAGAAGGCTAAAAATAGCCCTTGGGGCTTCTAGGGGGTTGGATTATCTTCACGAACATGCCAATCCTCCTATCATACATAGAGATGTCAAATCGACAAACATTTTACTAGATGAACGCTTGAATGCTAAAGTATCTGATTTTGGTCTCTCCAAGCCTTTGGGTGATGGTGCAAAAGGTTATATAACCACTCAAGTAAAGGGGACAATG GGCTACTTGGATCCAGAGTATTACATGACACAACAATTGACTGAGAAGAGTGACGTTTATAGCTTTGGAGTGCTAATGTTGGAGTTGATAACAGCAAGAAGGCCAATAGAAAGAGGGAAATATATTGTGAAAGTGATTAAGAATGCTATGGATAAGACAAAAGAATTATATGGTCTTAAGGAAATCATTGATCCTGTCATTGATTTTAAGGCATCCTTGAGcagttttgaaaaatttattgaTCTTGCAATGAAATGTGTTGAAGATTCAAGTTCAAGTAGGCCTTCAATGAATTATGCatttaaagaaattgaaaacatGTTGATGTTGACTGGAACAAACCCTAATGCTGAATCAGCACCTTCTTCATCTAGTTATAATGAAAGTGGGAATTCTATGCATCCTTATGAAAATGAGTACTTTGATTCAAGTGTGATACTTCCGCGTGCATAA
- the LOC11410055 gene encoding uncharacterized protein, giving the protein MGNETRDQQILEKLSSYNNQKTHTQSHMTHNQKHKLKSSMLIIFTNLVTIYMFTGPFSFMYKYSSMSPSDSNSILQELNSTKAQLAASHTILSELHQRLNSTNLLVQALLIDLTREQEKQSNHADKNTLTANLVNGDSNTAAATISDELGIALGPHKLPFEYSPKIGSGEIYMPVGEACLRLHEELKQYMTYDIGGECPVDDVLSQGLILKGCEPLPRRRCHSKSLTNYVEPTPLPDSLWMTPPDTSVIWEPYSCKSYQCLVDRKNEPGNSYDCKSCFDLEKEEKIKWIFDDGGLDFGIDQVLATKAAGTIRIGLDIGGGTGTFAARMRERNVTIITSTLNLDGPFNNMIASRGLISMYISISQRFPFFDNTLDIVHSRDVIGNWMPDTMVEFVLYDIYRVLRPGGLFWLDHFFCFASQIKKTYVPMLDRVGFHKLRWHVGMKVDSVVQKNVWYISALLEKPMI; this is encoded by the coding sequence atgggaaaCGAAACTCGTGACCAACAAATACTCGAAAAACTTTCATCTTATAACAATCAAAAGACTCACACTCAATCTCATATGACTCACAACCAAAAGCACAAGCTGAAATCTTCTATGCTAATCATATTTACCAACCTTGTCACCATTTACATGTTCACTGGTCCATTTAGTTTCATGTATAAGTACTCTTCTATGAGTCCTAGTGACTCAAACTCCATCTTGCAGGAACTCAACTCCACCAAAGCTCAACTTGCTGCAAGCCACACAATATTATCTGAGCTGCATCAAAGACTAAACTCCACTAATTTACTTGTCCAGGCCTTGCTTATCGATCTCACCCGCGAACAAGAAAAACAATCCAACCATGCAGACAAGAACACCTTGACTGCAAACCTTGTAAACGGTGATTCCAATACAGCTGCTGCTACAATATCTGATGAGCTCGGTATTGCACTTGGCCCTCACAAGCTCCCTTTCGAGTACTCACCGAAGATCGGGTCAGGGGAGATTTACATGCCTGTTGGTGAAGCCTGCTTGAGGCTTCATGAGGAGTTAAAGCAATATATGACATATGACATTGGAGGGGAATGTCCTGTAGATGATGTACTTTCACAAGGACTTATACTAAAAGGGTGTGAACCGTTACCTCGTCGGAGATGCCACTCGAAGTCTCTGACAAATTATGTAGAGCCAACGCCTTTACCGGATAGTCTTTGGATGACTCCACCGGACACAAGCGTTATCTGGGAGCCTTATAGTTGTAAAAGTTACCAGTGTCTTGTTGATAGAAAGAATGAGCCTGGTAATTCCTATGACTGCAAAAGTTGCTTTGACttagagaaagaagaaaagattaAGTGGATATTTGATGATGGTGGACTTGATTTTGGAATAGACCAAGTTCTTGCGACAAAAGCAGCCGGAACAATTCGGATAGGACTTGACATTGGTGGTGGGACTGGAACATTTGCTGCAAGAATGAGAGAACGAAACGTGACAATCATTACAAGCACGCTGAATTTGGATGGTCCATTCAACAACATGATTGCATCAAGGGGTTTAATATCGATGTATATTAGCATATCTCAAAGGTTTCCGTTCTTCGACAACACGTTGGATATTGTGCATTCTAGGGATGTCATTGGCAATTGGATGCCAGATACCATGGTTGAGTTTGTGTTGTATGATATATACAGGGTGTTGAGGCCAGGAGGTCTATTCTGGCTTGATCATTTCTTCTGCTTTGCTTCACAGATCAAAAAAACTTATGTGCCGATGTTGGATAGAGTTGGATTCCATAAACTGCGATGGCATGTTGGAATGAAAGTTGATTCTGTGGTTCAAAAGAATGTGTGGTACATTTCAGCTCTGTTGGAAAAACCAATGATTTGA